From Arachis stenosperma cultivar V10309 chromosome 2, arast.V10309.gnm1.PFL2, whole genome shotgun sequence, one genomic window encodes:
- the LOC130962735 gene encoding uncharacterized protein LOC130962735 — protein sequence MSEKNKLGLHLHKLLMLLSKRVFHYEDDKRGWIKRRIVQRIGSCWRNSRNHLFYKVYDEELTFEENIRRKPAGIEEKCKINAVNRSKQQYTHIGGSKTMARKRHEEEQRQGRPIGRGEGWTMSHKKKNGNYMNEEARLVGEAFELIETQDPSSKEFSQNDSLAQVLSKEHPGRVHGLGIGTCPSQCFHNIPEQSDYGVQIEEYQMEIVKLKAEAAKLKAEAA from the exons ATGTCtgagaaaaataaacttggaCTACATTTGCACAAGTTGCTTATGTTACTGTCCAAA CGAGTCTTCCACTATGAGGACGATAAAAGAGGGTGGATAAAGCGGAGAATTGTACAAAGAATAGGAAGCTGCTGGAGGAATTCAAGAAATCATTTGTTCTATAAGGTTTATGACGAAGAACTAACTTTTGAGGAAAACATCAGGCGTAAGCCAGCAGGAATAGAG GAAAAGTGTAAAATAAATGCCGTTAATCGTTCAAAGCAACAATACACACACATCGGAGGTTCTAAAACGATGGCAAGAAAGAGACACGAAGAA GAGCAACGACAGGGAAGGCCTATTGGGAGAGGAGAGGGATGGACCATGAGtcataaaaaaaagaatggaaattaTATGAATGAAGAAGCGCGTTTGGTTGGG GAAGCATTTGAACTTATTGAGACCCAAGACCCCTCTAGCAAGGAATTTTCACAAAATGATTCCCTTGCACAAGTGCTTAGCAAGGAGCACCCAGGAAGAGTTCATGGACTCGGTATTGGTACATGTCCGAGTCAGTGTTTTCATAACATTCCAGAGCAGTCGGACTACGGTGTACAGATTGAGGAGTATCAGATGGAGATTGTGAAACTCAAGGCGGAGGCAGCAAAACTCAAGGCAGAGGCAGCATAA